GTGTAACCGGTGCGAAGTGCCCTTTATACCTCGTAAACCCGCCATAATTCCAGATAAGCGACCAGCCGGGCCACATGGAAGAAGTCCGAGGCCACCACGTAAAACACCCCGGCTCCAACCCACCACCAGAACAGAAACTCCGGCGTCGTCACGCTCTCAAAGGGTAGCGGACAGGCCGAAAAGACCATCGCCAGCACGATCAGCGCGATCTTCACGATCCCCATCACGAGGTTGATCTCGACCAGCTTGCCCTTCACCGGCCCCAGCTCGGTCGCGGCCTTCAGCGCCCCGGCGACGCCCAGCCCACGCTTCATTGCCAGCAGCGGAGCCATGGAGAAAGCCCAGCTCACCGCGCCCCACAGGACGAACAGCACCAGGCTCGAGATGATTACCAGCGCACAGTAACCCACCAGATTCGGCTCCTGTGCCGCCGCGATGGGACCTTCCACGCACACCCGCGCCGCCGTCCGCAGGCACCAGAACCACAGGCCAAAGCTGGCTACGAGGGCCACCATGCGGATCGTCTGCAACACCATCAGGGTCGCGGGACGCCCTTTGAGAGCCGGATCGGCACGCCGCAGAACCAGCGTCCGGCCCAGCGACGAAACGACGATCCACACCGCCACCAGCAGCGGCGCGAGCCACGCGGCAATATGTAACAAATCCGGTAGCACAACTCCCGCAGCCGCCGTAAACCGGCTGACCACGCCCATGGGGTCGGCGGTCAGCGCACCGACCGGATCGCCCATCAGTTTGCGGTCCAGCCCCAGACGAGTCAGGTCGAAGCCGTCGCCGGTGTACCGCACCAGCACCCGCTGGACCTTCACAAGCACCAGAGCCAGCGCAGGCGCGCCGAAGATCCAGCGCCACGCGATCTCGAGCCCCGTCAGCGACGGATGCTGCCAGCATAGCGTCAACGTCCGCACGAACGACTGCGTCCCCCGAACCTCTCGGCTTGCCTGCGAGGTCGCCACTACTTCACGACCAGGTTGACGAGCTTGCCCTGCACCACGATCACCTTCACGACGGTCTTGCCCACGACGCGGCCCGTCACCTTCTCGTCCGCGACCGCGGCTTCCTTGATCGCGGCCTCGTCGCTGCCCGCGGCCAGCCGCACCACGGTGACGAGCTTGCCGTTCACCTGCACCGGCACCTCGATCTCGTCCTCCTTAGCCATCTCCTCGTTCGCAACCGGCCACGGCGAGCGGAAGACCACGCCGCCGTCACCGACCTGCTGCCACAGCTCCGCCGCGAGATAAGGCGCAAAGGGTGCGATCAACTGGACCAGCACCCGCATCGTCTCGCCCCATATCTCGGGGCTCGTGGAGGCGACCTCCGCCTCAACCAGATACGCCTCGTTCACCAACTGCATGATGGCCGCGATGGTCGTGTTGAAGTGCCAGCGCCCGTCGAAGTCCCAGGTGATCTTGGCGATGGTCTGGTGCGTCTTGCGCTGCAGCCTGCGCGCGGCATCACCGGGTTCGCCGCCCTCGCCAGCAGCGGGAGCACGCCGCACCAGCGTATACACGCGGCTCAGGAAGCGCGAGATGCCCGCGACGCCTTCCTCCTGCCACTCCAGGTCGCGATCCGGCGGGGCCGCGAAGAGCGCGTACATCCTCGTCGCGTCCGCGCCGTAACGCTCGATCATCAGGTCGGGCGAGATCACGTTGCCGCGCGACTTAGACATCTTTGCGCCGTCCTTGATGACCATGCCCTGCGTGAACAGACGTTCGGCAGGCTCATCGTTCACGATCAGGCCGAGGTCGCGCATCACCTTCGTCCAGAAGCGCGAGTAGATGAGGTGCAGGATCGCGTGTTCGACGCCGCCGATGTACTGGTCGATCGGGAACCAGTAGGCCACCTTCTCGGAGTCGAACGGAGCCGTCGTGTTCTTCGAGTCGGTGTAGCGGTAGAAGTACCAGCTCGAGTCCACGAAGGTATCCATCGTGTCGGTCTCGCGCCGGGCCGTTCCGCCGCAGGTCGGGCAGGTCGTATTCACGAACTCGGGCACACGGCCCAGCGGCGAGCCGCCCTCCTGCGTGATGGCGATCTGTTCAGGTAACAAAATCGGTAACGAATTCTCCGGCGCCGGCTGAGGCTGCTCGGGGTCGCACTTGCCGCTGGTGCAGTAGACCATCGGGATCGGCGTTCCCCAGTAGCGTTGGCGGCTTACGCCCCAATCTTTCAGGCGATATGTAACCGTCGGAGTGCCAAATTCGCTGGCCTTCGCGAAGGCGGCCATCTTCTCCTGAGCCTCAAGGCACGCCATGCCGGTCCACTCACCCGAGTCGATCAGCACAGCCTCTGCTTCGCCGGTATAAGGCAACGCGGGCTCTTCTGTTGCTCCAGCCGGAGCAATGCTGCGGCGAATGGGCAGGCCATACTTCGAAGCAAACTCGAAGTCGCGCTCATCGTGCGCCGGAACGCTCATGATCGCGCCCGTGCCGTAGTCCGCAAGGATGTAATTTGCAACCCAAACAGGTACTTGTTCGCCGTTGAAGGGGTTCACCGCGAACCGTCCCGTGGCCACGCCGTGCTTTTCGATAGCGCCGATATCCCCGGCCTCGCGGGCAGCCTTCTGCTGCGCCAGCATCTCTTCAATCTGCGCGGCCAGCTCGGGATTAGTCGCGGCAAAGGCCTTAGCCACCGGATGCTCCGGGGCAAGCTGTACCGAGGTCGCGCCGTAGATCGTGTCCACGCGCGTCGTGAAGACCTTCACCGTCTCGCCCGAGGCCACGACGTTGAAGTCCACGAAGGTGCCCTCGCTGCGCCCGATCCAGTTGCGCTGCATCGTCCGCACCTTCTCGGGCCAGCCCTCGAGCTTATCGAGCCCGTCCAGCAACTGGTCCGCATACTTGGTGATGCGCAGGAACCACTGGGTCAGGTCGCGCTGCTCGACCAGCGTGTCCTCGTGCCGCCAGCAACGGCCGTTGATGACCTGCTCGTTGGCCAGCACGGTGCAGCACTTCGGGCACCAGTTCACCTTGCTCTTCTTGCGGTAGGCAAGGCCCGCCTCGAACATCTTCAGGAAGAACCACTGGTTCCAGCGGTAGTAATCCGGCAGGCAGGTCGTCACCTCGCTCGACCAGTCGAAGCTCATACCCAGGCGCTGGAACTGCTTGCGCATGGCCGCGATGTTCGAGAGCGTCCACTCCCGCGGCGGCACATGATTCTTGAGCGCGGCGTTTTCGGCAGGAAGCCCGAACGCATCCCAGCCCATCGGATGTAGAACGTTGTGGCCACGCATCCACATGAATCGCGCCAGCGCGTCGCCGATGGCATAGTTGCGCACATGCCCGATGTGCAATTGCCCGCTCGGGTACGGCAGCATCTCCAGGCAGTAGTACTTCGGCTTGCCCGAGTCGTGCGGCTCGGCGGCGTAGAGCGTCTCGTCCGCGTCCCAAACAGCCTGCCATCTCGGCTCGATCTCGGCCGGTGCATACCGCTGCGCTCCGCCCTGCTCGGCAGATGTTTCAATCGTCGTAGCGGTTTTCCCGCCGTTTTCATCTAAAATTTGCTCACTCATCGCATCTTCATTGTACCGCTCGGCTGTAACTTCCCTGCTACGCATGGCTTACATCAAAGAATCCTGAGAGCCTCGGCGACAATCACACATGCAGGCAGTAATTAAGGAGCACAGACCGTGACCCTCGCCCTCATCATCCTTGCCCTCATCCTCGTCGCCGCGCTGCTCGTCTGGCGCAAACGTGTCCGCGACCGGGAGGAGCTGGAACGCTACACCGTCTCCCCGCAGGAACTCGCCCGTATGCTCAAATCGAACCCCGACGTTCTCCTGCTGGACGTCCGCTTGCCGCTCGACCTGCTGGCCGACTCCACCATCATCCCCGGCGCGCAACGCATCGCACCCCAGGAGATCCTCGCCAACCCGGAGCTGGTGCCACAGGATAAGGACGCCATCGTCTACTGCACCTGCCCCGGCGACAAGACCAGCCGCAAGATCATCGGACGCGCCCTCAGCCTGAACTTTACCCGCATCAAGCTGCTGCGCGGCGGACTGGGCGCATGGAAAGAGAACGGCTTCCCCGTCGAGCCGTACACACAGAGCTTTCACCTGGACACCCTGCGTTGAAACACCCTTGCACTTTGCTTCGGCTTAGATCCGCTTAATGGTCGCCAGCCAGGCCGACGCTCCGTTATCGTGGATTCTCGTCTGCATCCGGCCCGGTTTTATGGAGGCGATCTGCCATCCGCTGCCGGGTGGGAACGCCGCTATCAGCTCTTCCCGGCGGACGGGGTGCGGGCCGACACCCGGCCCCTCGTCGCTGAAGCACAATACATACAGGGTTCCGCCCTGCTCGGCTACCGATGCCAGACTTGCCACATACTCTGGCCGCTCGTCCGCGTTGAAGGTGTGGAACAGCGCGCAGTCCAGTACCGTCCTGAAGCTGCGGTCCAGACGTTCCAGATGGAGCGCGTCCGCCACAGCAAACTCCGCCTTGACCCCACGGTCGACAGCCTTCTTCCGGGCCATCGCCAGCGCCGTCTCGGCTACGTCGACTCCCAGAACCGGCAGTCCCATCGCGGCGGCAAGAAGAGAGTGCTCACCGGTCCCGCAGCCTACATCGAGCACCGCTCCGGCAAATCCGCCCTCGGATGCCAGCCGAGCGATCTCCGGCTGAGGCTGACCAATATCCCAGGGGGCAGGGCCGTTGTGGTACGACGCATCCCAGGGCACTCCCGTCATCCGCTCGTGGCTGGTTGGGTTCCGGCCACCGAATGGATCGTCAGCGAGGGTTTCTGATCGCTCTGACAACTTAGCCCCCTTCCTGCAACGAATCTGGCGGCCTCATCCTAGCACGCAGCTCTACAGGGTTGGAAGAGTTCTCTCAGCCCGCAGCCAGCGTCCTCAGCACGCCCACATTCCGAGCCTCATCTCCCGGCGCATCCACCGGCGTCTCCGCGATAAACGCCGCGCCTGCAAACCGCTTATCGTGCAGCAGTCTCCGGAACGCCTCCGCCCCGATAGTCCCCTCGCCGATATGCTCGTGCCGGTCCAGTTTCGACCCAAACGGAGCCTTGGCATCGTTGCAGTGCCACACCTTCACCGCGTCGAAGCCCACCGTGTCGCCCACCAGCTTCATCGTCTCGATATAGCCGTCGGCCGAGACGATATCGTACCCCGCCACATGAACATGGCAGGTATCGAGGCAGACCGCCACCGGCGCGCAGGCCTTCAGACACTCCACCAACTCGGCCACCTGCTCCAGCTTGCCGCCGAGCGAAAACTCCGCGCCAGCCGTGTTCTCGATCAGGATTCTAAAGTCGTGATCCTGCCACGGCAGCCCGTCGATGGCCCGTTCGATGGACTCCGCCGCCAGCCGCAGCCCCTCATCCCGCGTCAGCCCCTTCCAGCTTCCCGGATGCAGCACCAGATACTCGGCCCCCAGCGCCAGCGCACGCTCCACCTCGCCCCGGAAGGCGGCCGTCGCGTTCACCCGCACACTCTCGGTCTGGCTGCACAGGTTGATGAGGTAGCTGGCGTGGATCGCCACCGGCCCGATGTCATGCTGCGCCCGCAGCGCCTTCATCTTGGCCGCGTCCTCCGGCTTCACGGGAGCCGCCTTCCACTGCCGCGGGCTCGAGGAGAAGATCTGGAAGGTGTTCGCCCCAGCCTCCACCGCCCGGTTCACTGCCGTCCAGGCCCCGCCCGTCGTTCCAAGATGCACACCGATCCGTTTACGCTTGTCATTCGCCATTCCTCCAGCTTAAATGCGTCGCGGTGGTTCCGGCTATCCACAACAGCGGTTGCTCAAAACTCGCACACGCCGCCAAGTCCCGGCACGTCCGCCGATGAGGTGGATGTTGGCCGGTATTCTGCGCGAAAGTTGTCAGCAGTCCGCAACTTTCGCTATAAATTACACGTCTTTACTCATGCGCGGCACACTCACACGATGCCGCGGCGGGCTTATTGTCTTTTCGAATGAAATGACTGGAGCATTACCATGTCTCTGTTCAAGCCTTCTACCACTCTTCTCCTGCTTCTGGCCGCCACCACGGGCTGCAACGGCTCCCACCTACCCAACTTCGCGCATACCACGGGCCTCCGCGGCACCGTCCGCGACACCGGGCCGCTGGTCACCAACCGCGCCGAGATGACCGGCTACGATCCCCACAACCACGTCGACGTGCCCGCGAACTCGCCCCGACTGGTGCCGGCCACGGAGCAGCGACGATATCGCCATTAGAGTGATGTCCTTTGGGGAAGAGATTCCCTCAAACAGCAAAACGCGGCTCCGGAGACCAGAGCCGCGCTTCACAAAATTGAACGCCGGTTAGTAGACGTCCCGCTGATACCGCTTGTCCTTCTTCATCGCCGTCAGGTATTCGTTGGCGTGTTCCAGCGTGCCGTTCGAACCCTTCGCGATCACGTCCAGCAGAGCCAGTTCCACGTCCTTGGCCATCCGGGTCGCGTCGCCGCAGACGTAGAAGTAAGCTCCGCGCTCGAGCCAGTTGTACAGCTCCGCAGCCTGTTCCTGCATACGGTCCTGCACGTAGACCTTCTTCGCCTGGTCGCGCGAGAACGCCGTATCCAGCCGCGTCAGCACGCCTTCCTTGTGCATGGCCTCAAGCTCGTCCTTGTACAGGAAGTCCAGCGCCGCACGCTGCTCGCCAAAGAACAGCCAGTTGTCGCCCGGCTGCCCGGTGGCCTTGCGCTCCTCAAGGAACGAGCGGAACGGAGCAATGCCCGTTCCCGGCCCGATCATAATCACCGGAGCCGACGTGTCCTCCGGCAAACGGAACTGGTTGTTCGCGTGCAGGAAGATCGGCATCCTGCCGCCTACCGGAGCGCGCTCGCCCAGGTGCCCGCTCGCCAGCCCCTGGCGGTTGCGTCCGTGCGCGTCGTAGCGCACCACGCGGACCGTGGTCTGCACCCCATCCGGGTGCATCGCCTGGCTGGAGGCGATTGAGTACATCCTCGGCGTCAAACGCGCCAGCACCTGAAAAAGCTGCTGCGGAGCCGTGATCGTCCCCGGAAAGTCCGTCAGCAGGTCGATGAACTCGCGCCCGTAGCAGTACTCCTCGGCCCGAGCCTTGTTGTCCGGACCGGCCATCGCCTTCAGGCCCTCGACCGTCGGGTTGAGCTTCGCCAACTGGCCCACACTGCTGCGCGTCAGCTTGCCGATCGCCAGCCGCGTCTCCAGCGCCTCGAGCAGCGAAATCTCGACCTTGTAATGATCCAGAACGCGCTCGTCGCCCTTCGCGCCCAGCGCCTTCAGCACCTCGGCCACGGCCTCTTCGCGGTTGGTCGGGATGATGCCGACCGCGTCTCCGGGCGTGTACTCCATGCCCTCTTCCAGAGACAGTTCAATGTGCCGGGTCTCCTTCTCGGAGCCCTCCGCCGTCAGCAGCTCGTTCACTCGCACATCGGCGATAAAGGGGTTGTTCCTGGTATATTTCTGCGCATGACCCGCACCCGCGGGCGCGGTCTCTAACGTTTCGCTCATTCGTCCATATTAAGCGATTTGCTGCCCTTTAGGCGATATCTCCGACAAAAAGACTCCGATTTAGAACTGCGCCTGCGACTCCCTCAGCCTCCGGGCCGGCTCGGCCAGCTTCGTCAGCTTCACCCCGTAGTAGCCTCGCACCGAGATCAGCTCCCCGAAGGCCACAATCCTGCGGCCCACCAGAATATTGACCGGCGCGTGGACCGCCCGCTCCAGCACGATCGCATCCCCCGCGGTAAGGTCCATGATCTGGTGCAGCAGCATGGTCTTCGAACCGAAGCAGAGCGACGCGGGCAGACGTATGTCGTTCAAGGTGTGATCCGCATCGGTGTCTCCCTCGGCCAGCACCCCTCGCGTCTTCCCGTATAGTTGCACCATCTCCGCCGCGCCTGCCGACTTCCTCTGGAAGCCGCTGATGCGCACGCCCAGATAACTCCCCGCCGGCTCGAACGAGACGTTGGCCAGAAAGACCTCCTCAGCCAGCAGAGGCACGTCGTCCCGCGACAGCCACGAAGAGAGCATTACCTGACCCTCCCGCAGCTCGACCAGTTCCTTCAGAGAGAGCGGCGGCAGCGGAATCGTAACCACCAACTGCACCGGCAGCCGCGAACAGACCTGCCAGCGCTGCTCTTCAACAGGGCGCGCAGGCACCTGCTCCTGAGGCTGCTCCGCTCCCTCCGTGCCCCCGCTGAACGACGCCAGCGCGCTGCTTGGCTCGACACCCACCAGAGCCGCCCCATTTGCTGCTGAATCCACCGCGCCAGCGATCCCGTTCATCCCCCACTGCCTCCACTGTTTACAGACTTGAGAGCAATCCAAAGACCTTCTCGTTCGACGGGCCGTTAGACGGATCTAATCTCTCCCCGCCGCGCAAGGCCGATAACTTGCACTGACTCCCGGCATGGATCAACAAGCTCAACAAGATCAGCAGCCCGGTCAGCCCCTCGACGCTCCCTTCAGCCCGGCCAGTGCAGCCGAAGCCGCCGAGCCCGTCAACTTCGCCGATCGCAAGTCCATCAACGCCGAGCAGATGGCCATGCTCTTCGGCCTGAACCAGGCGTTCTCGCGCTCGCTCAGCCTCAAGCTCTCGGCCTGGCTCGGGGCCTCGATCCGAATCTCCATGACCGCGGCCGAGCGCTGCCTCTACCAGAACCTGCTCGAGACCATCGCCATCGAGTCCTCGCACTTCGGCCAGTGCCGCTTCCGCTCACCCGACTCCCGCGTGCTCTTCGCGCTCGACCTCGCGCTGGTAGAGCCGGTCGTCAACCTGGGCCTCGGCGGCCTGACCGACATCACCGGCACCGGAGCCAAGCGCGATATCACCCAGATCGACATTGCCCTCGTGAACATCCTCTTCTCCATGATCTGCGCCGAGATGAACCACATGTGGATCACCTGCAAGCTCGTCGCCGACTTCGAGTCCGAGGTGCCGCGCGCCAACGCCGCCCGCTTCTTTACGCACTCGGAGAACGTTCTCTCCTTTATCTACGAGGTGCAGATCGGCAACATCCAGGGCACCTTCCAGATGGCCTTCGCCACGGCGGTCTCGGATGTGGTGCTCCGCGAGATCGACCGCCATGACAGCCAGCGAATCCAGCCACCCGCCACCCGCGAGATCCTCGAGCGCCGCCTTAGCGAGGTAGTCCAGCCGGTGACGCTGCGGCTCCCTCCCTTCCGCGTGCTGGCGTCAGCTATCACACAGTTGCAGCCCGGCCAGATCCTCAAATCCAATCTCGCCCGAGCCACGCCCTTCCGCTTCGCCGCTCCTCCGGGAGGCCCAGTGTGGGAGGCTACGGCGGTAGTCGTCGACAGCCGCGTCTCCGCCCGGCTCGAACGCAGTTGCCCCTCGGAACTGCCGAATTAATCGCGACTCTGCCGGGTGCCAGATGGCGCGCTGTAAACTCTAAGAATGGCATCCACCGCCAATCCCGGCCAAACCCGCAAAAAGACGTTCGCCAAGGCCGCCGACAAGCAGAAGATGCTGAAGCAGCTGGTGTGCAGCGACGCCCCTGAGCAGGCGCTGCGCTATCGCGGGGCACGCTCTATCGCCGGGGTGGACGAGGTGGGACGCGGAGCCCTCTTCGGCCCGGTGGTCGCCGCCGCCGTCATCCTGCCGGAGAGCATCTCCATACTCGCCGATGCCGGGCTCACCGACTCCAAACAGCTCACGCAGGAGCAGCGCGAGTCGCTCGACCAGACGATTCGCGGCATGGCCATCGCCATCAGCGTGGCCGAGATCGACGCCGAGACCATCGACCGCGTCAACATCTACCAGGCCACCCGGCTGGCCATGCTGGCCGCCGTCGCCGGGCTCTCTGTGCAGCCGGACCATCTGCTGATCGACGCCATGCGGCTCGACCACCCCTGCGCCCAGACCCGGCTCATCTACGGCGATTCGCTCAGCCTCTCCATCGCCGCCGCCTCCGTCGTAGCCAAAGTTCACCGCGACGCTCGTATGTGCGAGCTGCATGAGCGGCACCCCGAGTACGGCCTCAGCTCGCACAAGGGTTACGGCACGCCGGAGCACCGCCGCGCCCTTATCGCCCACGGCGCGACGCCGCTCCACCGCCGCAGCTTCGCGCCGGTCCGCGCCGTCTGCCCCGAGCTTGAGCCTCAAGCCAGCAGTGAACTTCTGTTTGAAAACTTTAATAATCTGGAGGCCGCAGTTTGGGATTGAAGCTGATGTGTGTCGTAGCCCACCCGGATGATGAGTGCTATGCCTTCGGCGGAGCACTCGCTCTGGCCGCCTCGCAGGGAGTCGAGACCTATGTCGTCTGCCTGACCGACGGACAGGCCGCCACCAATCGCGGCTGCTCCTCTAGCTGCGAGGAGCTGGGCCGTATGCGCCGCGAAGAGTTTGCCAACTCCTGCAAGGTGCTCGGCGTGGCCCGGCACGAGCTGCTCGACTATCAGGACGCCCAGCTCGAGTTCGCCGAGTTCTCGGTCGCCGCCGGTCGCATCGTCGAGCGCATCCGCGAGTTCCGGCCCGACGTCGTCGTCACCTTCGGGGCCGACGGCGGCATGAACACGCATCCCGATCACACGATGGTCTCGGCCATCACCACCGCCGCCTACCACTGGGCCGCCAGCGCCAAACGCTTCCACGAGGCTGGCCCCACGCACCACGCCAGCCGCCTCTTCCACGTCACCACGAACTTCTTTATGGAAGAGCGCGCCGCCCCCATGCCCGCCCCGTGGACGCTCACGCTCGATATATCCAGCGTCCTGGCGCTCAAGCAGGAGGCCTTCGCCCAGCACGTCTCGCAGGCTCCCCTGATGGAGAAGACCCGGCACATCTTCGAAAAGCACGGCGACACCGAGGTCTACACCCTGATGGCCACGTGCGATCTGCGGGCCGCCCAGTTCAGCACAGACATGTTCGACGGGCTGTAAAACACTTTCACTGCCATCAAGCCTGCTTACGCTGTAGACTTGCTGATCTAGAAGACTACAGTTGGAGTATGACGATGGAAGTTATCGAAGGACGTTGCGGCGTTCCGCTGGACCAGGCGCTCGATCCCTTTGCCCTGTTCCGCCGCTGGATGGACGACGCCAAGCACTCGGAGTTGAACGACCCGAACGCCATGTCGCTGGCCACGGCCACGCCTGACGGCAGGCCCTCGGTGCGCATCGTCCTGATGAAGCGTCTCGACGAGCGCGGCTTCTCCTTCTACACCAACGGCGAGAGCCGCAAGGGCCAGGAGCTGCGCCACAA
This is a stretch of genomic DNA from Granulicella sp. WH15. It encodes these proteins:
- a CDS encoding class I SAM-dependent methyltransferase — its product is MSERSETLADDPFGGRNPTSHERMTGVPWDASYHNGPAPWDIGQPQPEIARLASEGGFAGAVLDVGCGTGEHSLLAAAMGLPVLGVDVAETALAMARKKAVDRGVKAEFAVADALHLERLDRSFRTVLDCALFHTFNADERPEYVASLASVAEQGGTLYVLCFSDEGPGVGPHPVRREELIAAFPPGSGWQIASIKPGRMQTRIHDNGASAWLATIKRI
- a CDS encoding PIG-L family deacetylase; the encoded protein is MGLKLMCVVAHPDDECYAFGGALALAASQGVETYVVCLTDGQAATNRGCSSSCEELGRMRREEFANSCKVLGVARHELLDYQDAQLEFAEFSVAAGRIVERIREFRPDVVVTFGADGGMNTHPDHTMVSAITTAAYHWAASAKRFHEAGPTHHASRLFHVTTNFFMEERAAPMPAPWTLTLDISSVLALKQEAFAQHVSQAPLMEKTRHIFEKHGDTEVYTLMATCDLRAAQFSTDMFDGL
- a CDS encoding oxidoreductase; protein product: MSETLETAPAGAGHAQKYTRNNPFIADVRVNELLTAEGSEKETRHIELSLEEGMEYTPGDAVGIIPTNREEAVAEVLKALGAKGDERVLDHYKVEISLLEALETRLAIGKLTRSSVGQLAKLNPTVEGLKAMAGPDNKARAEEYCYGREFIDLLTDFPGTITAPQQLFQVLARLTPRMYSIASSQAMHPDGVQTTVRVVRYDAHGRNRQGLASGHLGERAPVGGRMPIFLHANNQFRLPEDTSAPVIMIGPGTGIAPFRSFLEERKATGQPGDNWLFFGEQRAALDFLYKDELEAMHKEGVLTRLDTAFSRDQAKKVYVQDRMQEQAAELYNWLERGAYFYVCGDATRMAKDVELALLDVIAKGSNGTLEHANEYLTAMKKDKRYQRDVY
- the leuS gene encoding leucine--tRNA ligase, whose amino-acid sequence is MSEQILDENGGKTATTIETSAEQGGAQRYAPAEIEPRWQAVWDADETLYAAEPHDSGKPKYYCLEMLPYPSGQLHIGHVRNYAIGDALARFMWMRGHNVLHPMGWDAFGLPAENAALKNHVPPREWTLSNIAAMRKQFQRLGMSFDWSSEVTTCLPDYYRWNQWFFLKMFEAGLAYRKKSKVNWCPKCCTVLANEQVINGRCWRHEDTLVEQRDLTQWFLRITKYADQLLDGLDKLEGWPEKVRTMQRNWIGRSEGTFVDFNVVASGETVKVFTTRVDTIYGATSVQLAPEHPVAKAFAATNPELAAQIEEMLAQQKAAREAGDIGAIEKHGVATGRFAVNPFNGEQVPVWVANYILADYGTGAIMSVPAHDERDFEFASKYGLPIRRSIAPAGATEEPALPYTGEAEAVLIDSGEWTGMACLEAQEKMAAFAKASEFGTPTVTYRLKDWGVSRQRYWGTPIPMVYCTSGKCDPEQPQPAPENSLPILLPEQIAITQEGGSPLGRVPEFVNTTCPTCGGTARRETDTMDTFVDSSWYFYRYTDSKNTTAPFDSEKVAYWFPIDQYIGGVEHAILHLIYSRFWTKVMRDLGLIVNDEPAERLFTQGMVIKDGAKMSKSRGNVISPDLMIERYGADATRMYALFAAPPDRDLEWQEEGVAGISRFLSRVYTLVRRAPAAGEGGEPGDAARRLQRKTHQTIAKITWDFDGRWHFNTTIAAIMQLVNEAYLVEAEVASTSPEIWGETMRVLVQLIAPFAPYLAAELWQQVGDGGVVFRSPWPVANEEMAKEDEIEVPVQVNGKLVTVVRLAAGSDEAAIKEAAVADEKVTGRVVGKTVVKVIVVQGKLVNLVVK
- a CDS encoding FliM/FliN family flagellar motor switch protein, whose amino-acid sequence is MNGIAGAVDSAANGAALVGVEPSSALASFSGGTEGAEQPQEQVPARPVEEQRWQVCSRLPVQLVVTIPLPPLSLKELVELREGQVMLSSWLSRDDVPLLAEEVFLANVSFEPAGSYLGVRISGFQRKSAGAAEMVQLYGKTRGVLAEGDTDADHTLNDIRLPASLCFGSKTMLLHQIMDLTAGDAIVLERAVHAPVNILVGRRIVAFGELISVRGYYGVKLTKLAEPARRLRESQAQF
- a CDS encoding ribonuclease HII; this encodes MASTANPGQTRKKTFAKAADKQKMLKQLVCSDAPEQALRYRGARSIAGVDEVGRGALFGPVVAAAVILPESISILADAGLTDSKQLTQEQRESLDQTIRGMAIAISVAEIDAETIDRVNIYQATRLAMLAAVAGLSVQPDHLLIDAMRLDHPCAQTRLIYGDSLSLSIAAASVVAKVHRDARMCELHERHPEYGLSSHKGYGTPEHRRALIAHGATPLHRRSFAPVRAVCPELEPQASSELLFENFNNLEAAVWD
- a CDS encoding rhodanese-like domain-containing protein produces the protein MTLALIILALILVAALLVWRKRVRDREELERYTVSPQELARMLKSNPDVLLLDVRLPLDLLADSTIIPGAQRIAPQEILANPELVPQDKDAIVYCTCPGDKTSRKIIGRALSLNFTRIKLLRGGLGAWKENGFPVEPYTQSFHLDTLR
- a CDS encoding deoxyribonuclease IV, giving the protein MANDKRKRIGVHLGTTGGAWTAVNRAVEAGANTFQIFSSSPRQWKAAPVKPEDAAKMKALRAQHDIGPVAIHASYLINLCSQTESVRVNATAAFRGEVERALALGAEYLVLHPGSWKGLTRDEGLRLAAESIERAIDGLPWQDHDFRILIENTAGAEFSLGGKLEQVAELVECLKACAPVAVCLDTCHVHVAGYDIVSADGYIETMKLVGDTVGFDAVKVWHCNDAKAPFGSKLDRHEHIGEGTIGAEAFRRLLHDKRFAGAAFIAETPVDAPGDEARNVGVLRTLAAG